In one window of Miscanthus floridulus cultivar M001 chromosome 12, ASM1932011v1, whole genome shotgun sequence DNA:
- the LOC136495434 gene encoding uncharacterized protein produces MASFAAQFMDMFFVLIQRVTGYGGRAEGKKDASGAQEPTKLTSDVSENEEEEVVAVQNIQIRARGGAPFVPDGSMPQVN; encoded by the exons ATGGCCAGTTTCGCAGCTCAGTTCATGGACATGTTCTTCGTGCTCATCCAGCGCGTCACCGGCTACGGCGGCCGTGCTGAAGGCAAGAAGGACGCTTCAG GTGCACAAGAGCCCACCAAGTTGACGTCTGATGTTTCTgaaaacgaagaagaagaggtagtTGCGGTACAGAACATTCAGATAAGAGCAAGAGGGGGCGCACCCTTTGTGCCAGATGGCTCAATGCCTCAGGTTAATTAA